In one Modestobacter sp. L9-4 genomic region, the following are encoded:
- a CDS encoding OFA family MFS transporter, whose protein sequence is MAVPSFLARERIIARPGFNRWLIPPAALAVHLCIGQAYATSVYKTALVAEFDSSLKTIGYIFSLAIVMLGLSAALFGTWVDRNGPRAAMFVSACFWSAGFLIGSLGIHTGQLWLLYLGYGVIGGIGLGIGYISPVSTLIKWFPDRPGLATGMAIMGFGGGALIASPLSRQLMSWYDPNYIPSGAGANVASGDAVSKLFLTLGLVYLVFMLFGALIVRVPAADWKPAGFDPASVKAKPMITTDSVSAANAIKTPQFWLLWVVLFCNVTAGIGILEQASPMIQDFFRDGTTSTVAATAAAGFVGLLSLFNMGGRFVWSSTSDYVGRKGIYMVYLGLGLVLYVLLATVGSSATWLFVVLAALIISFYGGGFATAPAYLRDLFGTYQVGAIHGRLLTAWSAAGVAGPLIVNGILDSQGTPGKLVAGDYRPALFIMVGVLAVGFVANLLIRPVASKFHEPKAAVDAFTTPSTPEASATR, encoded by the coding sequence GTGGCAGTACCCAGCTTCCTGGCTCGGGAGCGCATCATCGCGCGCCCGGGCTTCAACCGGTGGCTCATCCCACCGGCTGCGCTCGCCGTGCACCTGTGCATCGGCCAGGCCTACGCCACCAGCGTCTACAAGACCGCCCTGGTCGCCGAGTTCGACTCGAGCCTGAAGACCATCGGCTACATCTTCTCCCTGGCCATCGTGATGCTCGGCCTCTCCGCCGCGCTCTTCGGCACCTGGGTCGACCGCAACGGTCCCCGTGCCGCGATGTTCGTCTCCGCCTGCTTCTGGTCCGCCGGCTTCCTGATCGGCTCGCTGGGCATCCACACCGGCCAGCTGTGGCTGCTCTACCTGGGCTACGGCGTCATCGGCGGCATCGGCCTGGGCATCGGGTACATCTCCCCGGTCTCCACCCTGATCAAGTGGTTCCCCGACCGTCCGGGCCTGGCCACCGGCATGGCGATCATGGGCTTCGGCGGTGGCGCGCTCATCGCCTCGCCGCTGTCGCGTCAGCTGATGAGCTGGTACGACCCGAACTACATCCCCTCCGGCGCCGGCGCCAACGTCGCCAGCGGTGACGCGGTCTCCAAGCTCTTCCTGACCCTGGGCCTGGTCTACCTGGTCTTCATGCTCTTCGGCGCCCTGATCGTCCGCGTCCCCGCCGCCGACTGGAAGCCCGCGGGCTTCGACCCGGCGTCGGTCAAGGCCAAGCCGATGATCACGACCGACAGCGTGTCGGCCGCCAACGCCATCAAGACCCCGCAGTTCTGGCTGCTGTGGGTCGTGCTGTTCTGCAACGTGACCGCCGGCATCGGCATCCTCGAGCAGGCCAGCCCGATGATCCAGGACTTCTTCCGCGACGGCACGACCTCCACGGTCGCCGCCACCGCCGCCGCCGGCTTCGTCGGCCTGCTGTCGCTGTTCAACATGGGCGGCCGGTTCGTCTGGTCCTCCACGTCGGACTACGTCGGCCGCAAGGGCATCTACATGGTCTACCTGGGCCTGGGCCTCGTGCTCTACGTCCTGCTGGCCACCGTCGGCAGCTCGGCCACCTGGCTGTTCGTCGTCCTCGCCGCGCTGATCATCAGCTTCTACGGCGGTGGCTTCGCCACGGCCCCGGCCTACCTGCGTGACCTCTTCGGCACCTACCAGGTCGGCGCCATCCACGGCCGCCTGCTGACCGCGTGGTCGGCCGCCGGTGTCGCCGGCCCGCTGATCGTCAACGGCATCCTCGACAGCCAGGGCACCCCCGGCAAGCTCGTCGCCGGCGACTACCGCCCCGCCCTGTTCATCATGGTCGGCGTGCTCGCCGTCGGCTTCGTGGCCAACCTGCTGATCCGCCCCGTGGCGTCGAAGTTCCACGAGCCGAAGGCCGCTGTCGACGCCTTCACCACCCCCTCCACCCCGGAAGCGAGCGCCACGCGATGA
- a CDS encoding glycoside hydrolase family 3 N-terminal domain-containing protein has translation MRSPRTASPTGRRLIAGATGSALVLAAAVVGAVAAPAPAARAAGDPAAECAAAVVSAMTLEQQVGQLFVAGENAGGPTAAQAALVADRHLGGVILTGRSNAGTAATRRVTDDLRNRSGGAVTGGVGLWVSTDQEGGAVQVLSGPGFSTIPTALAQGRLDPGDLRGRAAGWGRELAAAGVDLDLAPVLDTVPADLGTRNRPIGYYAREYANDPGGVSRSGGAFAAGLADAGVQATGKHFPGLGRVLDNTDTTAGVTDGTTVRGDAYLAPFADAVRSGIPVVMVSSATYSRIDASTIATFSPVVINDMLRGDLGFTGVVMTDSLGAVALSGVPVADRAVRFIAAGGTVALSAESDIVGPMIDGVLARARSDAGFRGQVQAAARTVVDTKFDAGLVTCPTAAGAIAEHQVQLGGDSGWLGPATGAVTPVAGGAQQDYRNGTVYWSPSTGAWAVRGAIRDHYRALGGPAGELGFPVTDELPTPDGIGALNHFAGSGGASIYWSPATGAHEVQGAIRDRWAATGWEKGPLGYPVTDELPTPDGIGAYNHFAGSGGGSIYWSPATGAHEVQGDIRAHWAALGWEGGPLGYPVTDELPTPDGIGALNHFSKGASIYWSPATGAHEVHGAIRDHYAALGWEKSDLGYPVTDELDTPDGIGAFNHFAGSGGGSIYWSPATGAHEIQGDIRARWAALGWEGGLLGYPVTDELPTPDGKGAFNHFSRRDGASVYWSRATGAHEVHGPIRDRWAAQGWEKGPLGYPLTDQYALPGGGGRNDFQGGSLTTP, from the coding sequence ATGAGGTCACCCCGCACCGCTTCCCCGACCGGACGGCGCCTGATCGCCGGCGCGACCGGCTCCGCACTGGTCCTGGCCGCGGCGGTCGTGGGCGCGGTCGCCGCCCCCGCCCCCGCGGCCCGCGCCGCCGGCGACCCGGCCGCCGAGTGCGCGGCCGCGGTGGTCTCGGCGATGACGCTGGAGCAGCAGGTGGGCCAGCTGTTCGTGGCCGGTGAGAACGCCGGCGGGCCCACCGCCGCGCAGGCGGCCCTGGTCGCCGACCGGCACCTGGGCGGGGTCATCCTCACCGGCCGCAGCAACGCCGGGACGGCGGCGACCCGGCGGGTGACCGACGACCTGCGGAACCGCTCCGGCGGGGCGGTGACCGGCGGGGTGGGCCTGTGGGTGTCCACCGACCAGGAGGGCGGCGCCGTCCAGGTGCTCAGCGGTCCCGGCTTCTCCACCATCCCCACCGCCCTGGCCCAGGGCCGCCTCGACCCCGGCGACCTGCGCGGCCGCGCCGCCGGCTGGGGCCGGGAGCTGGCGGCCGCCGGCGTCGACCTGGACCTCGCCCCGGTGCTGGACACCGTGCCGGCCGACCTGGGCACCCGCAACCGGCCGATCGGCTACTACGCGCGCGAGTACGCCAACGACCCCGGTGGGGTGTCCCGCTCCGGCGGCGCCTTCGCCGCGGGCCTGGCCGACGCCGGCGTGCAGGCCACCGGCAAGCACTTCCCGGGCCTGGGCCGGGTGCTGGACAACACCGACACGACCGCGGGCGTCACCGACGGGACGACGGTGCGCGGCGACGCCTACCTGGCGCCGTTCGCCGACGCGGTGCGGTCCGGCATCCCGGTGGTGATGGTGTCCTCGGCCACCTACAGCCGCATCGACGCCTCGACGATCGCCACGTTCTCCCCGGTGGTCATCAACGACATGCTGCGCGGCGACCTGGGCTTCACCGGCGTGGTCATGACCGACTCCCTGGGGGCCGTGGCGCTGTCCGGGGTGCCGGTCGCCGACCGGGCCGTGCGGTTCATCGCCGCGGGCGGCACGGTGGCGCTGTCGGCGGAGTCCGACATCGTCGGGCCGATGATCGACGGGGTGCTCGCCCGCGCCCGCAGCGACGCCGGGTTCCGCGGCCAGGTGCAGGCCGCGGCCCGCACCGTGGTCGACACGAAGTTCGATGCCGGCCTGGTCACCTGCCCGACCGCCGCCGGGGCCATCGCCGAGCACCAGGTGCAGCTGGGCGGCGACTCCGGGTGGCTCGGCCCCGCCACCGGCGCCGTCACCCCGGTCGCCGGAGGTGCGCAGCAGGACTACCGCAACGGCACCGTCTACTGGTCGCCGTCCACCGGGGCGTGGGCGGTCCGCGGCGCCATCCGGGACCACTACCGGGCGCTGGGCGGGCCGGCGGGCGAGCTGGGCTTCCCGGTCACCGACGAGCTGCCCACCCCCGACGGCATCGGGGCGCTCAACCACTTCGCCGGGTCCGGCGGCGCCTCGATCTACTGGAGCCCGGCCACCGGCGCCCACGAGGTGCAGGGGGCCATCCGCGACCGCTGGGCGGCCACGGGCTGGGAGAAGGGCCCGCTGGGCTACCCGGTCACCGACGAGCTGCCCACGCCCGACGGCATCGGTGCCTACAACCACTTCGCTGGCTCGGGCGGGGGCTCGATCTACTGGAGCCCGGCCACCGGCGCCCACGAGGTCCAGGGCGACATCCGGGCGCACTGGGCCGCCCTGGGCTGGGAGGGCGGCCCACTGGGCTACCCGGTCACCGACGAGCTGCCCACCCCCGACGGCATCGGGGCGCTGAACCACTTCTCGAAGGGCGCCTCGATCTACTGGAGCCCGGCCACCGGCGCCCACGAGGTGCACGGCGCGATCCGCGACCACTACGCCGCCCTCGGCTGGGAGAAGAGCGACCTGGGCTACCCGGTGACCGACGAGCTGGACACCCCCGACGGGATCGGTGCCTTCAACCACTTCGCCGGCTCCGGCGGCGGGTCGATCTACTGGAGCCCGGCCACCGGCGCGCACGAGATCCAGGGCGACATCCGGGCCCGCTGGGCCGCGCTGGGCTGGGAGGGCGGGCTGCTGGGCTACCCGGTGACCGACGAGCTGCCCACGCCCGACGGGAAGGGCGCGTTCAACCACTTCTCCCGCCGCGACGGCGCCTCGGTCTACTGGAGCCGGGCCACCGGCGCCCACGAGGTGCACGGGCCGATCCGGGACCGCTGGGCCGCCCAGGGCTGGGAGAAGGGGCCGCTGGGCTACCCGCTGACCGACCAGTACGCGCTGCCCGGTGGCGGCGGCCGCAACGACTTCCAGGGTGGGTCGCTGACCACGCCCTGA
- the purQ gene encoding phosphoribosylformylglycinamidine synthase subunit PurQ: MRIGVITFPGSLDDVDAARAVRLAGGEPVSLWHGDHDLKDVDAVVLPGGFSYGDYLRAGAIAARSPLMADVISAAGTGLPVLGICNGFQVLCEAGLLPGALTRNSHLHFRNRDQGLRVERADTAWTSSFADGQEIVVPVKNGEGRYVAADADLDRLEGEGRVVVRYVGGNPNGSSRDIAGVTSADGRVVGLMPHPEHAVEDLTGPSTDGLGFFTSVLTSLVGAA, from the coding sequence GTGCGCATCGGTGTCATCACCTTCCCGGGCTCCCTGGACGACGTCGACGCCGCACGCGCGGTGCGGCTCGCCGGCGGTGAGCCCGTCTCCCTCTGGCACGGCGACCACGACCTGAAGGACGTCGACGCCGTGGTCCTGCCCGGCGGCTTCTCCTACGGCGACTACCTGCGCGCCGGCGCCATCGCCGCCCGCTCGCCGCTGATGGCCGACGTCATCAGCGCAGCCGGCACGGGCCTGCCCGTGCTGGGCATCTGCAACGGCTTCCAGGTGCTGTGCGAGGCCGGGCTGCTGCCCGGGGCGCTCACCCGCAACAGCCACCTGCACTTCCGCAACCGCGACCAGGGGCTGCGCGTCGAGCGCGCCGACACCGCCTGGACGTCGTCGTTCGCCGACGGCCAGGAGATCGTCGTCCCGGTCAAGAACGGCGAGGGGCGCTACGTCGCCGCCGACGCCGACCTCGACCGGCTCGAGGGGGAGGGGCGGGTCGTCGTCCGCTACGTCGGGGGCAACCCGAACGGCAGCTCCCGCGACATCGCCGGGGTCACCAGCGCCGACGGCCGGGTGGTCGGGCTGATGCCGCACCCCGAGCACGCGGTCGAGGACCTCACCGGCCCGAGCACCGACGGCCTGGGCTTCTTCACCTCCGTGCTGACCTCGCTGGTGGGTGCCGCGTGA
- the purL gene encoding phosphoribosylformylglycinamidine synthase subunit PurL, which yields MTADVTSTPHAADGPADAAVRSMPDLDTVDRAGRTPDTAQPFAELGLKDDEYASIKEILGRRPTTSELAMYSVMWSEHCSYKSSKVHLRRFADLPKSDALLVGMGENAGVVDVGEGYAVTFKVESHNHPSYIEPYQGAATGVGGIVRDILTMGARPIAVMDSLRFGAADAPDTARVLPGVIAGVGGYGNCLGLPNIGGELLFDDTYAGNPLVNALCVGVMKHGDLQLAKAEGVGNKVVLFGARTGGDGIGGVSVLASETFDAEGPAKRPAVQVGDPFTEKLLIEACLEIFAAGLVTGIQDLGGAGISCATSELAAAGSGGMAIDLDAVPLRDSTLTPAEILMSESQERMCAVVEPGKVEAFLAVCAKWDVLATVIGEVTDGDRLTIDWHGERIVDVPPRTVALEGPRYDRPMARPADLDALQADAPPSSSADLRADWLALVSSPDGADKSWVTEQYDRYVRGNTVLAQPEDAGVVRIDESSNLGIALALDGNARFSRLDPYTGAQLNLAEAYRNVAVSGAVPLAVTNCLNFGSPENPEVMWQFAEAVRGLADGCRALGLPVTGGNVSLYNQTGDVAINPTPVIGVLGVHADVTHRVPTGWRADGETVLLLGETRPEFGGSAWAAVVHGHLGGLPPRLDLAAERTLGQLLARFSTEGLVSSAHDLADGGLAQALTESALRYGTGATLRVDGDPTAALFAESGARVVVTTADPAGVRAAAEAAGVPVTELGTTGGDALVVEGLLELPLTELRTAWTGTLPALFGSPELVVGAVPAGTVPTS from the coding sequence GTGACCGCCGACGTGACGTCGACCCCGCACGCCGCCGACGGTCCGGCCGACGCCGCCGTCCGGTCGATGCCCGACCTGGACACCGTCGACCGCGCCGGGCGCACCCCGGACACGGCCCAGCCGTTCGCCGAGCTCGGCCTCAAGGACGACGAGTACGCCTCCATCAAGGAGATCCTCGGCCGCCGGCCCACCACCTCCGAGCTGGCCATGTACTCGGTCATGTGGAGCGAGCACTGCTCCTACAAGTCCTCCAAGGTGCACCTGCGCCGGTTCGCCGACCTGCCGAAGAGCGACGCACTGCTGGTCGGCATGGGCGAGAACGCCGGCGTCGTCGACGTCGGCGAGGGCTACGCGGTCACCTTCAAGGTCGAGTCGCACAACCACCCCAGCTACATCGAGCCCTACCAGGGCGCGGCCACCGGGGTCGGCGGGATCGTCCGCGACATCCTCACCATGGGCGCCCGCCCGATCGCGGTCATGGACTCGCTGCGCTTCGGCGCGGCCGACGCCCCCGACACCGCCCGCGTGCTGCCCGGCGTGATCGCCGGCGTGGGCGGCTACGGCAACTGCCTGGGCCTGCCCAACATCGGTGGCGAGCTGCTCTTCGACGACACCTACGCCGGCAACCCGCTGGTCAACGCCCTGTGCGTGGGCGTGATGAAGCACGGTGACCTGCAGCTGGCCAAGGCGGAGGGCGTGGGCAACAAGGTCGTGCTGTTCGGTGCCCGCACCGGCGGCGACGGCATCGGCGGGGTCTCGGTGCTGGCCAGCGAGACCTTCGACGCCGAGGGCCCGGCCAAGCGCCCCGCCGTGCAGGTCGGCGACCCGTTCACCGAGAAGCTGCTCATCGAGGCCTGCCTGGAGATCTTCGCCGCCGGCCTGGTCACCGGCATCCAGGACCTCGGCGGCGCCGGCATCTCGTGCGCCACGTCCGAGCTGGCCGCGGCCGGCTCCGGCGGCATGGCCATCGACCTGGACGCCGTCCCGCTGCGGGACTCAACGCTCACCCCCGCCGAGATCCTGATGAGCGAGTCGCAGGAGCGGATGTGCGCGGTCGTCGAGCCGGGCAAGGTCGAGGCCTTCCTCGCCGTCTGCGCCAAGTGGGACGTGCTGGCCACCGTCATCGGTGAGGTCACCGACGGCGACCGGCTCACCATCGACTGGCACGGCGAGCGGATCGTCGACGTCCCGCCGCGCACCGTGGCCCTGGAGGGCCCGCGCTACGACCGGCCGATGGCCCGCCCGGCCGACCTGGACGCCCTGCAGGCCGACGCCCCGCCGTCGTCCTCGGCCGACCTGCGCGCCGACTGGCTGGCCCTGGTCTCCAGCCCGGACGGCGCCGACAAGTCCTGGGTGACCGAGCAGTACGACCGCTACGTGCGCGGCAACACCGTGCTGGCCCAGCCCGAGGACGCCGGCGTGGTGCGCATCGACGAGTCCAGCAACCTGGGCATCGCGCTGGCGCTGGACGGCAACGCCCGGTTCTCCCGGCTGGACCCCTACACGGGTGCCCAGCTGAACCTGGCCGAGGCCTACCGCAACGTCGCCGTCTCCGGCGCCGTGCCGCTGGCGGTCACCAACTGCCTCAACTTCGGCTCCCCGGAGAACCCCGAGGTCATGTGGCAGTTCGCCGAGGCCGTCCGCGGCCTGGCCGACGGCTGCCGCGCGCTCGGCCTGCCGGTCACCGGCGGGAACGTGAGCCTCTACAACCAGACCGGCGACGTCGCGATCAACCCGACGCCGGTGATCGGGGTGCTCGGCGTGCACGCCGACGTCACCCACCGCGTGCCCACCGGCTGGCGCGCCGACGGCGAGACCGTGCTGCTGCTGGGGGAGACCCGGCCGGAGTTCGGTGGCTCGGCGTGGGCCGCGGTCGTCCACGGTCACCTGGGCGGGCTGCCGCCCCGGCTGGACCTCGCCGCCGAGCGCACCCTGGGGCAGCTGCTGGCCCGCTTCTCCACCGAGGGGCTGGTCAGCTCCGCCCACGACCTGGCCGACGGCGGTCTGGCGCAGGCGCTGACGGAGTCCGCGCTGCGGTACGGCACCGGGGCGACGCTCCGCGTGGACGGCGACCCGACGGCCGCGCTGTTCGCCGAGTCCGGCGCCCGCGTCGTCGTCACCACCGCCGACCCGGCGGGCGTGCGCGCCGCGGCCGAGGCGGCCGGCGTCCCGGTCACCGAGCTCGGGACGACGGGCGGCGACGCCCTGGTGGTCGAGGGCCTGCTCGAGCTGCCGCTCACCGAGCTGCGCACCGCCTGGACGGGCACCCTCCCGGCCCTGTTCGGCAGCCCGGAGCTGGTCGTGGGCGCGGTCCCGGCGGGCACCGTCCCGACCAGCTGA
- the purS gene encoding phosphoribosylformylglycinamidine synthase subunit PurS: MPVVVVDVVLKPEISDPQGQAVLGALGRLGHSGVRSVRQGKHFVLEVDGTPDAAELREIAETLLANPVIEDVELHLPTD; the protein is encoded by the coding sequence GTGCCAGTCGTGGTCGTCGACGTCGTCCTGAAGCCAGAGATCTCCGATCCGCAGGGGCAGGCCGTTCTCGGCGCCCTGGGCCGGCTCGGTCACTCCGGTGTCCGCAGTGTCCGTCAGGGCAAGCACTTCGTGCTGGAGGTGGACGGCACCCCCGACGCCGCGGAGCTCCGCGAGATCGCCGAGACGCTGCTGGCCAACCCCGTCATCGAAGACGTCGAGCTGCACCTCCCCACGGACTGA
- a CDS encoding MBL fold metallo-hydrolase: protein MSTARIEKAVVSGVFSLDGQDFDVDNNVWLVGDDDEVVVIDAPHRVEPIVAAIGGRRVKAVLLTHGHNDHITAAVDLREAVDAPIWLHPADTMLWQVVHPETSPDGELADLLRFRVAGTTLTALHTPGHSPGSTSFHTADLGAVFTGDTLFSGGPGATGRSFSDHPTILASIRSRLLTLHGDTVVHTGHGDDTSITAETANIS from the coding sequence ATGAGCACAGCGCGCATCGAGAAGGCCGTCGTCAGCGGGGTGTTCAGCCTCGACGGGCAGGACTTCGACGTCGACAACAACGTCTGGCTGGTCGGCGACGACGACGAGGTGGTCGTCATCGACGCCCCGCACCGCGTCGAGCCGATCGTGGCGGCGATCGGTGGCCGCCGGGTGAAGGCCGTCCTGCTGACCCACGGGCACAACGACCACATCACCGCCGCGGTCGACCTGCGCGAGGCCGTGGACGCACCGATCTGGCTGCACCCGGCCGACACGATGCTGTGGCAGGTGGTCCACCCGGAGACCAGCCCGGACGGCGAGCTGGCCGACCTGCTGCGCTTCCGGGTCGCCGGCACGACGCTCACCGCGCTGCACACCCCGGGCCACTCGCCGGGCAGCACCAGCTTCCACACCGCCGACCTGGGTGCGGTCTTCACCGGCGACACCCTGTTCTCCGGCGGACCGGGTGCCACCGGCCGCTCGTTCAGCGACCACCCGACGATCCTGGCCTCGATCCGGTCGCGGCTGCTGACCCTGCACGGGGACACCGTCGTGCACACCGGGCACGGCGACGACACCTCGATCACCGCCGAGACGGCGAACATCTCCTAG
- a CDS encoding S-(hydroxymethyl)mycothiol dehydrogenase codes for MPYQVKGVVALSKGAPVTIETIIVPDPGPGEAVVDVQACGVCHTDLHYREGGINDEFPFLLGHEAAGVVAAIGEGVTDVAVGDFVILNWRAVCGECRACRKGQPQYCFDTHNAAQKMTLADGTELSPALGIGAFAEKTLVHSGQCTKVDPQAPATAAGLLGCGVMAGVGAAINTGAVQRGESVAVFGCGGVGDAAIAGAALAGATTIIAVDIDDRKLQWAKDLGATHTVNSKESDPVEAVKALTGGFGADVTIDAVGHPAVYEQAFYSRDLAGRVVLVGVPRPDMEITLPLLEVFGRGGSLKSSWYGDCLPSRDFPMLVDLYLQGRFPLEAFVSETVGLGDVEQAFEKMHNGEVLRSVVVFE; via the coding sequence ATGCCGTACCAGGTCAAGGGCGTCGTCGCCCTCAGCAAGGGTGCTCCGGTCACCATCGAGACGATCATCGTGCCCGATCCCGGTCCGGGCGAGGCCGTCGTCGACGTCCAGGCGTGCGGGGTCTGCCACACCGACCTGCACTACCGCGAGGGCGGGATCAACGACGAGTTCCCCTTCCTGCTCGGGCACGAGGCGGCGGGGGTCGTCGCAGCGATCGGCGAGGGCGTCACCGACGTCGCGGTCGGCGACTTCGTGATCCTGAACTGGCGGGCGGTGTGCGGTGAGTGTCGGGCCTGCCGCAAGGGCCAGCCGCAGTACTGCTTCGACACGCACAACGCCGCGCAGAAGATGACGCTGGCCGACGGCACCGAGCTGAGCCCCGCGCTGGGCATCGGTGCCTTCGCCGAGAAGACGCTGGTGCACTCCGGCCAGTGCACGAAGGTCGACCCCCAGGCGCCGGCGACGGCGGCCGGGCTGCTCGGCTGTGGCGTGATGGCCGGGGTGGGGGCCGCGATCAACACCGGTGCCGTGCAGCGCGGCGAGAGCGTCGCCGTCTTCGGCTGCGGCGGGGTCGGTGACGCCGCGATCGCCGGTGCCGCGCTGGCCGGCGCGACCACGATCATCGCCGTCGACATCGACGACCGGAAGCTGCAGTGGGCCAAGGACCTCGGCGCCACGCACACGGTCAACTCCAAGGAGAGCGACCCGGTCGAGGCCGTCAAGGCGCTCACCGGCGGGTTCGGCGCCGACGTCACCATCGACGCCGTCGGCCACCCGGCGGTGTACGAGCAGGCCTTCTACTCCCGCGACCTGGCCGGCCGCGTCGTCCTGGTCGGCGTGCCGCGGCCGGACATGGAGATCACCCTGCCGCTGCTGGAGGTCTTCGGCCGGGGCGGGTCGCTGAAGTCCTCCTGGTACGGCGACTGCCTGCCCAGCCGCGACTTCCCGATGCTGGTCGACCTATACCTGCAGGGCCGGTTCCCGCTGGAGGCGTTCGTCTCCGAGACCGTCGGCCTGGGCGACGTGGAGCAGGCCTTCGAGAAGATGCACAACGGCGAGGTGCTCCGCAGCGTGGTGGTCTTCGAGTGA
- the purF gene encoding amidophosphoribosyltransferase: protein MPRGDGRLTHDLDPQDAGPQDACGVFGVWAPGEEVSKLTYFGLYALQHRGQEAAGIAVSDGASVVVYKDLGLVSQVFDEPTLGSLRGHIAVGHTRYSTTGASTWENAQPTFRTTGAGTGLALCHNGNLVNTAELASAAADEGVSGAFVATTDSDLITSLIAAKPDMSVEAAAMEVLPRLRGAFSLTFMDEHTLYAARDPQGVRPLVLGRLERGWVVASETAALDICGASYVREVEPGELIAIDEDGLRSQHFASADPKGCVFEYVYLARPDTTISGRGVHAARVEIGRRLAREHPADADLVIPVPESGTPAAVGYAEASGIPYGLGLVKNSYVGRTFIQPSQTIRQLGIRLKLNPLRDVIRGKRLVVVDDSIVRGNTQRALVRMLREAGAVEVHVRISSPPVKWPCFYGIDFASRAELVANGLDVDGVRASINADSLAYVSEQGLIAATEQPANRLCTACFTGEYPIPLAEPTVLGKHVLEGIGRRALTDEAAAVTGWTGRQAGSPTVPGGADDALSRP from the coding sequence GTGCCCCGCGGTGATGGACGGCTGACGCACGACCTCGACCCCCAGGACGCCGGCCCCCAGGACGCCTGTGGCGTCTTCGGTGTCTGGGCGCCCGGCGAGGAGGTCTCGAAGCTCACGTACTTCGGCCTCTACGCCCTGCAGCACCGCGGTCAGGAGGCGGCCGGCATCGCGGTGTCCGACGGCGCCTCCGTCGTGGTCTACAAGGACCTCGGCCTGGTCAGCCAGGTCTTCGACGAGCCGACCCTGGGCAGCCTGCGCGGCCACATCGCCGTCGGGCACACCCGCTACTCCACGACCGGTGCCTCCACGTGGGAGAACGCGCAGCCCACGTTCCGCACCACCGGTGCCGGCACCGGCCTGGCGCTCTGTCACAACGGCAACCTGGTCAACACCGCCGAGCTGGCCAGCGCCGCCGCCGACGAGGGCGTGAGCGGGGCGTTCGTCGCCACCACCGACTCCGACCTGATCACCTCCCTGATCGCGGCCAAGCCCGACATGTCGGTCGAGGCGGCCGCGATGGAGGTGCTGCCCCGGCTGCGGGGCGCGTTCAGCCTCACCTTCATGGACGAGCACACGCTCTACGCCGCCCGCGACCCGCAGGGCGTGCGCCCGCTGGTGCTGGGCCGGCTCGAGCGCGGCTGGGTCGTGGCCAGCGAGACCGCGGCGCTGGACATCTGCGGTGCCTCCTACGTCCGCGAGGTCGAGCCCGGTGAGCTGATCGCCATCGACGAGGACGGCCTGCGCAGCCAGCACTTCGCCTCCGCCGACCCCAAGGGCTGCGTCTTCGAGTACGTCTACCTCGCCCGCCCGGACACCACCATCTCCGGCCGTGGGGTGCACGCCGCCCGCGTCGAGATCGGCCGCCGGCTGGCCCGCGAGCACCCGGCCGACGCCGACCTCGTCATCCCGGTCCCGGAGTCGGGCACCCCGGCCGCCGTCGGCTACGCCGAGGCCTCCGGCATCCCCTACGGCCTGGGCCTGGTCAAGAACTCCTACGTCGGGCGCACGTTCATCCAGCCCAGCCAGACCATCCGGCAGCTGGGCATCCGGCTCAAGCTCAACCCGCTGCGCGACGTCATCCGCGGCAAGCGCCTGGTCGTCGTCGACGACTCGATCGTGCGCGGGAACACCCAGCGCGCCCTGGTCCGCATGCTGCGCGAGGCCGGCGCCGTCGAGGTGCACGTGCGCATCTCCTCCCCGCCGGTGAAGTGGCCGTGCTTCTACGGCATCGACTTCGCCAGCCGGGCCGAGCTGGTCGCCAACGGCCTGGACGTCGACGGCGTGCGCGCCTCGATCAACGCCGACTCGCTGGCCTACGTCTCCGAGCAGGGCCTCATCGCCGCCACCGAGCAGCCGGCCAACCGGCTGTGCACCGCGTGCTTCACCGGCGAGTACCCGATCCCGCTGGCCGAGCCCACGGTGCTGGGCAAGCACGTCCTCGAGGGCATCGGCCGCCGTGCGCTCACCGACGAGGCGGCCGCCGTCACCGGCTGGACCGGGCGCCAGGCCGGCAGCCCCACCGTCCCCGGTGGCGCCGACGACGCCCTCAGCCGTCCCTGA
- a CDS encoding sterol carrier family protein, whose translation MAGVQPISAEELRAVLAPVAGWLAGEADQPPRPVLGAAVKTSARWLAQQVPGRSVELRVPPFVAVQCVPGPRHTRGTPPNVIETDAATWLRLATGALSWAESVAEGRVVASGSRADLSAHLPLPPLRRG comes from the coding sequence ATGGCCGGCGTGCAGCCCATCTCGGCCGAGGAGCTGCGCGCCGTCCTGGCGCCGGTGGCCGGGTGGCTGGCCGGGGAGGCCGACCAGCCTCCCCGGCCGGTGCTGGGCGCTGCCGTGAAGACCTCCGCCCGCTGGCTGGCCCAGCAGGTGCCCGGCCGCTCGGTCGAGCTGCGGGTGCCGCCGTTCGTCGCCGTCCAGTGCGTGCCCGGGCCCCGGCACACCCGGGGCACCCCGCCCAACGTGATCGAGACCGACGCCGCCACCTGGCTGCGGCTGGCCACCGGCGCGCTCAGCTGGGCGGAGTCGGTCGCCGAGGGCCGGGTGGTGGCCAGCGGCAGCCGCGCCGACCTCTCGGCGCACCTGCCGCTGCCCCCGCTCCGCCGGGGCTGA